TCAGCTCAGACAGCGTCTGTCCTGGCCAGGCCTCGTCCTTCCCTGGGTCAACAATTTCCAGGGACAAGATGCAGAGGCTTTTGCAGGGCCCTGCTCCCAGATCTCCTGGTGAGCCCTCTCACAGTCCTGAGTCCCCTGGCCACAGTGCCATCCCTCAGAGTCCCACAGACAACCTTGAAGCTCCATTGCGGAACCCTGGTCGTAAGAAGAGGCGTGCCGTGGGTGCCAAGGGTGTCAAGTGCTCTGGATCTCTGGGCTCTCCTGCTGCTCAGATGAGCTCCCCACAACTTACGGAGACCAGGCCCAAGGAGGTTCTTGTGTCTGGGACATTAATGGCAAAAGACCAGCAGGATAAGCCACAGTCAGACCCTGCAGGTGCTTCTGAACTTGGCTCTAGCATCCCTGAACAGATGGCCAGACAAGAGTCAGGCTTGGATCCATCTACACCTGTTCTAATAACTGAACAAGATACAGACCAGACCAGAAAGATACCCAGCGCTGAGCTACACATGACATCCAAGCCTCAGCCAGATGTCTCCATCACCACACCAAATGCGTCTCTCTCTACACATGCCTGTAAGCCTCAACCCTGCACGGCTTTGTCTAAACCTGCCTCCAAGCCTCAATCTGACATAGTTTTGTCTATACCTGTCTCCACACCTGACATGACTTTGTCCACACTTGCCTCCAAATGTCAACCTAATACAAAACAGtctacacctgcctctgcccctgacaCGGCTCTGTGCacccctgcctccatctttcaACCGGACAAAACTGAGTCTGCCCCTGCTTGCATACCTGGACTGCGTGAGGACCTATCCACAGAAGGCTCAGAGATCAAGGCAGAAGTTTATCCCTCTGTGCCTGCCCCAGTGGTCAGTACAGATCTGCCTCATTCTGTTTCAAAGACTGAGTCTGAAGAGAGTGTGTCTATCCCTGCTATGCCTTCCTTATCCTCTGTTTCCCAGGCTGAAGCTGCCATGGTGGATACAGATGTGACTGTGTCTCCTGGAGGATACTTTGAGAAGCCAGTAGGGCAGCTCTCAGCAGGGTCCTCAGAATATTCCTCAGGGGAGTCTCGTCTAGGTCCTGCCCAAGCCCCCAAGAAGAAGAAAGTACGATTCTCCATGGCTGCACCTACCCACGAAGAATCAGGATCAGTCGAGCCTACAGGCCCACCCTTCTTAACCCCAGACTGGCCCTCAGCTCCTAGGACAGCAGCAGGGAGCCGTGGGGGGTCTGCAGCCTGGGATGCTGTGGCTGTTGGGCCCCGACTCCCCCAACCTCGGATCCTCAagcacctgcctcctcctccatcctctgtCTCAGCAGAACCTGAGCCTGGAAGATGCTATGCAGTGACTCTCCCTGAGGCCTATGAGTTCTTCTTCTGTGATACCattgaagaggaagatgaagatgtaGAGAATGAGACAGCAGCCAGCCAAGCCCTGGATGACGTCCAGTGGCCTGACTCATGCGAGTTCTTTTTTCAGGACAGCAGAACCCAAAGGTCAAGTCGTCAGAGGGGACGCTCCCCAGTCCCACCCCCAAGGGCAGAGGCTGTGGCACCTGCTCCCCCTGGAGATTTAGTGCCTATCTCCATTCCTGAGGTCTATGAACACTTCTTTACAGAGGAAGGATTTGGGAACAGTCAGGCACCGGCCACCCGTGTCCAAGTGCAGACCTCAGAGCTCTTCAGGGAAGTAGGGCCTGAGGCATATTCCATGCCTGTGCCAGCTACGGAAGAACATCTTAGCTTGGCAATCAGAGAAGCAGGTAGGTGTTGATCCAGGTCCTGGAAACATACTGTCCAGGGAATTAGGCCAAGATGCTATGGGAGAGAAGCAGGAAATGATCCTGATCACCTGttctgtgtggatgtgtttgtatgtatgctcTTGCATGCTCTGGGATCTGCATGAGGAAGGTTAAGTTCCTAAGCTACCCCAGGACACAGTCCAGATGGGACAGCTTGGCTTTGACACTCCAGTCCTAGGTGCCATCAGGAACCTTCCTCCAGCTCCTACGGGCGCAGGTAATAGGGGTACATTCCCACTCAGGCCAGGCTGTATTAGGCACTGTGGAAAAacatctcctctcccctctggAAACTATTTCACAAACCAGAAAACAGAAGACCCTAAAGGCAAAGCACCCAAATTGTTCTGATTCAAGTATGATACATAGTATCCAGTGCCTTAAAGAAGAGAAGTCATGTGGAAGATCTGACTCAACGCATTTCTCTAGGACAGATGGTATTTTATGTCACACGTATCTCGGAGAGGAGTATCTaatgtccttttctttcctaGGGGAGCTACGGAATCCCCTTACTTCCTTTACATTCAGCCAGAATGACATGTGCCTAGTGTTTGTTGCCTTTGCCACTTGGGCTGTGAGAACCTCTGATCTACATGCTCCAGATGCTTGGAAAACAGGTTTGGAGGTTCTCGGGGTAGGGGGTATGATGTTTAGAAGACCTAGGGGCTATAGTTGTTTACCACATCTGCTGGGCCAGCAGGGATAAGGGTACTTGGGAGGTTCAGGCTCTCTTTGACCTTGCTTTTGTCATTGCTAACCTACTTCCAACATACTGTCCTTTGAAGGCTAGGTTATGTAGGCAGAAGGCAGCGAGAAGCCAGAGCTGGCACTCAGGGTATCTTGTGTCTCTCTTACAGTCTTGCTGGCCAACATTGGCACCATCTCTGCTATCCGCTACTTCCGCCGCCAGGTTGGGAGAGGGCGTAATGGCAGACCAAGACCCAGTTCCAACTCAAGCCCAAGCTGCTaggagccaggctggcctggtgaGGTGTGCGGCACTGGGATGAACCCGGGTGACAAGGACAAGATGTTGCTCTTCTCCCCACCTTTGaactctgtcttctttggcatCTAGGAAGGAGCCAGTGTCCTTGGTGCTGACTGACTTGGACTCAACCTGAGGGTCCAGCCAGTGGCTAAGGCCAAGGCCATTTTCCAAACCTGAGAGGGTAGAGGTTCAGAACTGTGGGCTGAGCCAGGATCTGGGTAATGGGGCACCAGATATGCAAGTAAAAACCACAGGGCACATAGCTATATTTGAATTTACATGAAGTTCTTGAGGTGTACTTGTATGAAGAAATTATTTGTTGTTACCTGAAATCCAACTTAATTGGGCATCCTATCTTTTGTCTAGTCATAAATAAGGGATGGGCAGCAGAAGGGGACTCTACAATAAGTGTAAAATCAGAAAGTCCCCTCTGGGTCTGGGCCAAGAGGCTACTAAGTGCTTTCAAAGCTAGAGGGAAGCAGTCCAAGAACTCTGCCCTATTGAAGGCAGGCTTGGCTGGCAAGGTCCTCCAAGGCCCTGATCCCTGACGCACTGCAGCCACAGCTTGCCTAGGCCTGGCCTGAGTCAATGACTAGattctaggacagtggttctcaactttcctactgctgtgaccctttaatacagctcctcacgctgtggtgacccccaaccataaaactatttttgttgtgacttcatgcctgtaattttgctactgttatgaatcgtaatgtaaatatttttggagctaGAGGGTTCCCAAGGGGATTGCAATccacaggtggagaaccactgttctaggggATACCTCCGGGGATGGTTTCTGAGACCCTTGCAATATGGGATCTGTGGGGCAGGGCTGGATCTTCTCCAAGAGCCCTGGATAGGATAGACACAGAATCTGATAGTATCCTATGGAAGGATTGTCTTCTGATACTACAGGGAGCTTGAATGATGCCAAGGCTGAGAGAAGTTATAGAGTGGGGGTGTAGGTGAAGGAACTGAGGTGGCACAGTGAAGACAGCACACGAAGGTCTTTAGGATGGTGGGGTACTCTGGCTGCTCGGAGGGAAACGCAGGGACACAGAACCAATAaagtctttttcttgtttatggTGTTAATCTTTCTGACCAGCCTTACCCTACACACCCAGCAGTACTAGGTCTTTTGATACTCCTGCTCCTTGTGATGGCTCTCACCCTCCTGACCTGTGACCCTCATGTCCTCTGACGTCACATGCTGAGTTTGACAACCTGACGTTTCTGGTGCTCTGTGTTTCACACTCATGCAGTTCCCCAGTTATaagatttcattctttcttccctaaAGATATAAGCCCTGGGGTATCCAGGATCTCACTGATGTCCCTCACCAGTTTGTTCTCTTAGTTGCTCTAGCTGCTAAAGCTGATGAGTTAGAGCCTGGTGAGAGGTGCTTCTATCCTCAGCGTTCTAGAGACTCTCTTATCCTGCTGGGGTGAGGCCCTGGTGGATCTAATGTAGGTCACAGGACTGGTATGGCTGCATACCCTTGTCCAGGTTGGCGTTGGCTGGTTATGTTTCCGAGAAGCAGCCCACCTGGGGCTCATTAGATCCACTGAATGAGTCCCATCTCCACTGGAGTCTTCCTGAGTTGTGGCCACTTCTGGGGGGATGGAGAGGAAGTCTTGTTCCAGTTGGGAGCCTCTTCATCTAGTAGGGATGTCAGAGACAAATCAGGGATCCTCCTTTAGGAAGTAGCACCCCTTCCCTGAAGGAGAGAAGACCCTCACTCACCTGGGGGAGGTGGCAGGGAACTAGGTGTACTTTCTCTGGCAGGGGTGACCTGGGAGCCCCAAAACACAAGTCTTAAAGCCAGCACAAATCATCCTCTTTGATCGGCCAGACTCTTGCCACTTTCTTCACTTACTTTCCAGCTTCCTGTCCTACCTCACCGTCTCTGTCCCTGGTTTCTCCTTGGAGTCCTAGAACCCTCTATCCAACATCCCCTGATCCTGGAGGCCCCCACACCAGAGTGGAGGATGTGACTTACAAGCTGAGGGAGGTCTGAAGGCCGTGGCCCTCTGTTCTTGATGGAACCCCGGTGTTTCTGGGAAGCTCTGGGTTGCAGGGCACCTTTCTTGGAGAGCAAATGGGAGCCCAGAGGCCTAGGAGAGCTGGAGATTCCAGagctggagtcagagacaggcacagACACGGAGACTGAGGGGAACGGGCTTGATAGCTCAGGTCCAGGAGATGTCTGCATCGCACAGAAGAACTGCTGGGAAAATGTGGGTTTCCTGAAGCCCTGGTCTGGGACCACTGTGAAGCCTAGGGATCCCTTGCCCAGAAACACTCCCCCATTCATAGACTTCAGGCTTCTGACATCTCCTGATCTCACTGTAGCATATCCACCTAGTAGGGCACTGACCTCATCTAGGCCTTGGAGGTCCGTAATCTTGCGGTGAGATGTAGCTGGTGGTGTGTAGGGATCAGCATAGAGCGGGGAGTGTGGAATATCTGAAGAGTGGTCCTGAGCCTCTGAGCTGCTGTCTAAGTCCAGCTCACTCACCTACAAGAAGGAGATACATGGGTTCCCTTAGTTAGATGCAGCAAGAACTTCTATCTTCAGAACATgaggtctctgtgtgttccatCTGGACAagcaaggaagaagaagcagaagggatAGTGGCCTGGGTTCAAGGTACGTAGTGGGCTCACCTTGGTTAGGTCCAGGTGCAGGGGCAGTGGGACAGCTGAGCCAGATACTTCCCTACGAACTTTGCCCCTGGGAGACTGGCTACTGCCACTGTGCCTCAGCTCTGTCTTCTTTCGACCAGTGCTGACACAGTTAGAGTTGGTTTGGTTCTGTGGATATCAAGAACCATCCAGAAAGATCTCCAGGGCTTCTTTCCCACacactcttcttcttctcttttttttttttttttttttttttgatttttgagacagggtttctctgtagctttttttggttcctgtcctggaactagctcttctagaccaggttggcctcaaaatcacagagatccacctgctctgcctcccaagttaaaggcgtgcgccaccaccgcccggccccacaCACTCTTCTATGAGCTGTATGAAGGTCCCTCCAGCCGAACTATGGTCCAGGGTCACTGAGGAACAGTGGGGCCTGTGTTTTCTTAACCCCATCCCATGTCATTGCTTTAGGTACTTACAGGTACAGGCTGGGCAGGGAAGCCTATAGTGGTTGGCACTGAGGATTCAGGGAGGGATTGGCTGGTGGGGAGCACTGGACACTCTGATTTCCAGCTGGTCCGTCCATTGGAAGAGAGTGAACTTCGGCCTCTACTCACGGCCTAAGCAGCAGAGGTAAGATGAGTGGCTGGATCTGTCTCCTTATCTTGGACCtacccttttcctccctctcactGACCCCTCACCTTAGTGGGTCCATGTAGTCCTGGGAAATTCTCTGGGCCAGGCAGCCGGTGGGCCCCATCCCTGTGCGAGACAGTCCGGAGGCACAGCAGCCATTGACTGTAATCCTCATAACTGGCACACACCACACGGATGGTGTTGATGAGGCGGCCTAGCACACAGACATGTGAGCTAAGGTCTGGCAGGACCTTACCCCACAGAGACCCCAGAAAAGAGTTGAGGCATCTACCATCCTCACCCCTACTAGAAGCCCAGTATGGCAGTGGGTAAGATTCTGGGTAG
Above is a window of Microtus ochrogaster isolate Prairie Vole_2 unplaced genomic scaffold, MicOch1.0 UNK38, whole genome shotgun sequence DNA encoding:
- the Perm1 gene encoding PGC-1 and ERR-induced regulator in muscle protein 1, whose amino-acid sequence is MDNFQYSVQLSDREWAEFSATADECGLLQAGLASGDELLSSDIDQGDSSGSSPPGPPPLFTGQLAPQGRGQQGCELEDVATQQLVSRSQCEPVLALEASHQVASTSTQSEALLFLSSDSVCPGQASSFPGSTISRDKMQRLLQGPAPRSPGEPSHSPESPGHSAIPQSPTDNLEAPLRNPGRKKRRAVGAKGVKCSGSLGSPAAQMSSPQLTETRPKEVLVSGTLMAKDQQDKPQSDPAGASELGSSIPEQMARQESGLDPSTPVLITEQDTDQTRKIPSAELHMTSKPQPDVSITTPNASLSTHACKPQPCTALSKPASKPQSDIVLSIPVSTPDMTLSTLASKCQPNTKQSTPASAPDTALCTPASIFQPDKTESAPACIPGLREDLSTEGSEIKAEVYPSVPAPVVSTDLPHSVSKTESEESVSIPAMPSLSSVSQAEAAMVDTDVTVSPGGYFEKPVGQLSAGSSEYSSGESRLGPAQAPKKKKVRFSMAAPTHEESGSVEPTGPPFLTPDWPSAPRTAAGSRGGSAAWDAVAVGPRLPQPRILKHLPPPPSSVSAEPEPGRCYAVTLPEAYEFFFCDTIEEEDEDVENETAASQALDDVQWPDSCEFFFQDSRTQRSSRQRGRSPVPPPRAEAVAPAPPGDLVPISIPEVYEHFFTEEGFGNSQAPATRVQVQTSELFREVGPEAYSMPVPATEEHLSLAIREAGELRNPLTSFTFSQNDMCLVFVAFATWAVRTSDLHAPDAWKTVLLANIGTISAIRYFRRQVGRGRNGRPRPSSNSSPSC
- the Plekhn1 gene encoding pleckstrin homology domain-containing family N member 1, with the translated sequence MGNSHCVPQTPRRLRASFSRKPSLKGNREDSSRKLAGLFGTEARPDGDTAANKIFHYIPGTDIPGLENQPENLEQPFLSVFKKGWRRTPVRNLGKVVHYSKVQLRFQHSQDISDCYLELFPSHLYFQAHGSEGLTFQGLLPLTELSICRIDGSREHAFQITGPLPAPLLVLCHSEAELSHWLYHLEKQMALLGGLQRCHSSPPQSSLGDELPWTRLWRVSGCESMGSAICASRVKLQHLPSQEQWDRILVLYPASLAIFSEDPDGLTFKGELPLSAIHINLEEKEKEIRSFLIEGRLINTIRVVCASYEDYSQWLLCLRTVSHRDGAHRLPGPENFPGLHGPTKAVSRGRSSLSSNGRTSWKSECPVLPTSQSLPESSVPTTIGFPAQPVPNQTNSNCVSTGRKKTELRHSGSSQSPRGKVRREVSGSAVPLPLHLDLTKVSELDLDSSSEAQDHSSDIPHSPLYADPYTPPATSHRKITDLQGLDEFFCAMQTSPGPELSSPFPSVSVSVPVSDSSSGISSSPRPLGSHLLSKKGALQPRASQKHRGSIKNRGPRPSDLPQLVTPARESTPSSLPPPPDEEAPNWNKTSSPSPQKWPQLRKTPVEMGLIQWI